A segment of the Myxococcales bacterium genome:
TGACGATCATCAAATGCCGCATAGCAGCTGCGGCGTGAGACGCGGAACCCGGAGCAGACCAGAGAGAGGCCACGGCGATCATGAAACCTGTCGAAAACGACTGCCAATCGAGCGACCTGAGTAGAGCCAGGGCCATGCTCTCGGCAGTTGCGTTCATCGCAAAGAAACTCAGCAGGGGATCTTCTTGGCAGGACGAAGCCGCTGACGCGCTCTGCCGTCTCGGCGAGGCCACCGAGGTCAGCCGCGTCTACATCTACCAAAATTCCGAACACGAAGGCAAGCTCGTGATGAGCGAGATTTGCGAGTGGTGTGCCCCCGGTATCGATTCCATGATCGTCGATCCAGAAAATCAGAACTACCCGTACGAACTCCGGCTTCAGCGTTGGGTGGAGATTCTCGGCAGCGGCAAGGTCATCCACGGGAGTGCGCGCGATCTGCCCGCTTGCGAGCGAAAGGATCTAGCCGAGGAAGGCATCCTGTCGACCGCCACCATTCCTATCTTCTGCGACGACGTATGGTGGGGATACATTGGATTCGACGATTGCCTGATTGAACGAGGGTGGTCGGAAGTCGAAATCGACACGCTGCAAGCGGCTGCAGAAATAATTGGTGGCGCCATCGAGCGACAGCGCAGCGCCAAACAACTGGAGAGGAACCAGCTGATTTTTAAGGCTCTCGTCGAGCAGCTTCCGGCAATTCTCTACATCGAGGGGCACGACAGAGAAAATCGTGTCGACGAATTCATCAGCCCCAGGATTGAATCGATGACCGGCATCAGCCAGGAGGATTGGCTCTCCGAGGCCGGGACCGAGATCTGGCTCGACCGCGTACATCCCGACGACCGCGAGCGGGTGCGTGTGGTGTGGATGCAGGGACGGCTGACCGCAAAAGACGTGTGTGACTACCGCATGGTCCACCCGGATGGGCGCGTCGTGTGGTTCCGGGATCGCTCCACCGTGATTTATGACAAAAATGACGAGCCCTTCATGGAAGTTGGCTTGATGCTCGATATCACCGAGCAGAAGGAAGCCGAGCAACAGATCGCTTTTCTCGCCTATCACGACAAACTGACCGGGCTGGCCAATCGCGCTTTGTTCGAAGAGATGCTCGAGGCCGCCATGGCGCGGGCAACGCGAGATGGACTTGCGATCGCAGTGCTCTACATGGATCTCGACGACTTCAAGGCGGTGAACGACAGCCTCGGACATGCGGCGGGCGACGATCTTCTAAAACAGATCGCCGCAAGGATCGTGATCGCAACCCGGGGCACGGACCTCGTCGCTCGGCAAGGCGGAGATGAATTCCTCGTGCTGCTCCCGGACTTGCCTCTGATTCCAGTGCCCGGAGATCTCGCCGGTGGTGATGTTGCGGTGCGGGTTGCCAAAGTGATGGCCGGTCGCATTCGAGAACTCGTCAGCGAGCCCTTCGCACTCGGCAAGGTAGAGCTCCAGACTTCGCTCAGTATTGGAGTCAGCATCTATCCCGTCGATGCCGCAAGTGCCCGCGATCTGCTCAAGAACGCCGACTTGGCAATGTACAAGTCCAAGCAGGCCCTCGCAGTCAAGACGAACTAGAGCGCCTGCCACTTCGCAACCGCCGGCTCCGTGTCGTAAAGCCATCGAATCGATGGTGATTTTTTTCCCACTTTCGTACATTCATCGATTAAAATGAACATGGCGAGACACTGTTGCGTAATCGCAATACTGGAGTCCCCATCCGTTCAGCTTCCGAAAGCTCTCCTGAATCCGAAAGCTGTCGTCTTGCAGCGTTTCGAGCAGTCGGCGCAGCCCTATGCCTGATCGGATCCGTCGGGCTGACTGCAGTGACCCATGCGAGCGAAGACCCGTCGAAGAACACGACGAATGCAATCGGCACACAGGACAACCTGGTTACCTTGACCGACGCACTACGCATCGACCAACTCCCGGACGCGGATACGGCCGGCTCCGAGGCAATCCGCTTTGCGCCCGGCGAGCTGATCGTTCGACTCCGCAAAGAGGTGGGGAGCCAGATCCACCGCGCTCGCGCAGATGGATTTGCCTCTGCAATACCCGGCGATCCCGCCGCGGCCCAGCTCGACGAGATTCTGCTTCGCCACAAGGCGAAGAAAATGCGCCGCATCTTCAAGGTTTACGAGGACGCCCACGGGCGACAGATTGACACTGCACGCGCGCGCCTCCTGCACGTTCGCGAAGCTCGCCAGAACCAGAGCAAACGGCGTCTACCCCCACTGCCAGCCCACACACCTGATCTCGAAAATTTCTTTCTCGTCGAAATTCCGGGACTCGAGACGACGGAAGAACTGAACGTCGTAATGGGCGAGCTGCGAGCCAACGATCTGGTGGCTGACGTTCAGCCGAACTTCATTCATCGGATTCAGGCCGAACCCTTGCCCAACGTAAGCACCGTTCCAAATGATCCCTACGTGAGTAGCAACGGCACGACCTGGTCGGAGGGCAGCTTCGGAAACGCTTTCCCCGACCTGTATGGCGTGCGCAATCTGCACGTCCTCGAGGCCTGGAGCCTCTTGGATACGAACGGGAACGGCGTATTCGACGAAAGCGAAATCGCTCCGGGTGAGGGCGTGGTCGTCGCGGTAATCGATTCCGGCCTGGACCTGGATCACCCTGACATTGCGGGGGGCGTCTTCATCAATATGGGAGAGACGCCGGGCGACGGAATCGACAACGACGCCAACGGGCTGGTGGATGACGTGAGTGGCTGGGACTTCGTCGACGACGATTCCGTCCCGGAGGATTATCTCGGCCACGGAACCCATGTCGCCGGTACGATCGCGGCCGGTTCGAACAACGCCGAGGGGATCGTTGGAATCGCGCCCTTCGCACAAATCTTGCCCATCAAGGCGCTCAATGACGAAGGCTTCGGCCTTTCCGCAGATCTGGCTGCGGCCGTGCACTACGCGACCAGCGTAGGTGCCCACATCACGTCGAATTCCTGGGGTGGCGTGTTCGACGACCCGATCATTCGGGCCGCGTTCGACGACGCCGAAGCCGCCGGCGTGCTCTCGCTTGCGGCTGCCGGCAACAGCGCCAGGCCCCAAGTATTGATGCCCGCCCTGTTTCAGAGCGTCGTGGCCGTCGCCGCGGTCGATGCTGGAGACGTGCTGGCGTCGTTCTCGAGTTGGGGTTCCGAACTCGAACTCTGCGCTCCCGGCGTGGGCGTGCTCTCGCTCTCGGCAAACGATCACGACAACCGCTACGCCAACGGCACCGGGCGCGCAGTGGGTGATCGCTACCTCTGGCTGAGTGGCACCAGCATGGCGACCCCGCACGCAAGCGGGGTTGCGGCTCTCATGATGAGTATGCATCCCGATGAGTCGGCCGCAGAGATTCGCGGCCGCCTGCTGGCCGGCGCGGTCTCGATCGATTTGCAGAATCCCGGCAGAGAGGACGACCTGGGCGCCGGGAGGGTGGACGCGCTCTCGAGCGCCACCGCGGTTCCGACCCCGCTGCTGCGTCCCGTCGCGATTCGCGCGGGTGCGATCGTCGCGGGACAGCTGGCCTCGGTCGAGGTGGAACTGCGGAACCACTGGGTGTCCGCCACCGGCGTATTCGTTTCACTCACGAGTACGGACCCAGACGTGAGCGTTGCCGACGGCGATCGCGACTATGGCGATATGGCGAGCGGAGAAACCGCTTCCAGGTCATTCGAAATCCAAATCGCGCCGCAGGTCGAGCTCGGAACAGAGCTCAGCCTGCTTCTGACAATCACCGCCGACGGCCTTCCGGCGCAGGAGCACGCCTTCTTCGTGCGCGGCAGCTTCTTCATAAACCAGGACGATCTCGCCGAACTCAGTCCATTTCCATTCTTTGTCTTTGGCGCGACCTTCGGCGACTACGACAGCGACGGGCTGCAGGACATGGGAATCGGCACGGCTTTGGCAGCGACAAATCTCTATCGCCAAAATCCCGATGGAACTTTCAGCCAGCACCAGCCCAATGGCTCTGGCTCAACCCGCTATCCAATCTTTGTGGACATGAACAACGACGGTCTTCTCGACATGTTGGCCGTCGGACCCGCCATCACCTCCAGTGCAGTCCTTGCGATAAACGTCGGAGGAGGACGTTTCGAGGTTCTGCCGGCTTCGAGCGGCTTCGCGTTTCCAGAATCGAGTCAAATTACAGGCATCACGCCGATCGATTACGACGCCGATGGCGATCTGGATTTGGTGGTGGGAGTCAGGGCTCTCTTTCAGGACGACCAGGGGGTTCACCGCAATATCTTGGTGCTGCGCAACAACGGAGATCTCACCTTCTCCGACGCCTGGGCAGAAACGGGAATCGGAAGGCTCATGGGCAGTCACCAGTACCTGACCCTCGACTGGAATGGCGACGGCTTCCAGGATCTATTGGGACTCCATCGATATTCCAACCGTCTGGCGCTTCATCGAAATCTGGGCAAGGGAAAATTCGAAGACGTGACCAGCATTGCCTTTCCGGACGAGTTCCTGGCGTGCATAAACTGGGCACAAGAGATCTGCGATTTTTTCCGGACGGCTGCTGCGGGAGACTACGACAACGACGGCGACACAGACTTGTTGCTTGTCATCGCAGGCAACGTTTCGGCGGAGGACAGATCCGCCATCATGCTGCTCGAAAACGATGGGAACGGCGTCTACTCGGACGCGACCGATCAAGCGGGAGATCTCGCGACGGTGACGATGTTAAGCGGGTTGTGGGGCACTTCCTTTTTCGATCTGGAGAATGACGGCGATCTGGACATCCTCATCCCGATCGACATTGCGCTTTTTGGGTCTCCGTTTCGCCAACCCGAAACGAAGGTCGTGATTTTTCGCAACGACGGCGAAGGTCACTTCACTCACGTTTCGGACATCGCATTCCCCACCGATACACCCGTAGCGACGTTGATCGCGGCCGTGGGGGACTACGATGGTGATGGCGCGCAAGACATTCTCGCTCCAGTGAGCAATATCATTGGGCTGGTCGGCGGCCTGATGCACAATCAAGCGGGCCGGGAGCAAGCCTGGCTCGAGGTCGAACTCAACGGGATCGACAGTGCACCCAATGGTTACGGTGCTCGGGTGACTTTGGTCGCAGATGGCCGCGTACAAACCCGGGAGATCCACTACTCGCCCGTCGAATTGTTCCGAGTCCATTTTGGCCTCGGTAGTAGCGCGATCGTGAACGTCCTGGAGATTCGTTGGCCGAGTGGTGCCGTCGGGATCCAACGCGATGTGGCAGTCAATCAACGACTCAGCGTGACCGAGGGCATTCTCTGCCCGGACCTGCAGGGCGGGCAGTGTCCCACTGTAGAGATCGACATCGATCCCCTTAGCGACAAGAATCGCATCAATCTCCACAGCAATCGCTACTTACGCGTAGCCATTCTTGGCTCCGAAAATTTCGACACAGCAAATATCGATGTGGCGAGGACTTTTTTTGGCCCGGCGAGAGCCACTGCGGCGCACAAGCAGGGAGGTCATATTGAAGATGTGAACGGCGACGGTTTGCTCGATCTGGTTTCCCACTACCGTATTGCAAACACCGGCATCGAATTGGGCGATGTCGAGGCATGCCTGAGGGGTCAGTTGCTGGACCGCACGCCCTTTGCGGGCTGCGATCGGGTCCACCCCGTGGCGAAGAAGAATTCCAAGTAATACAACGACCGCTGCTCACGCCTCACCGGCGCTACATCAGACGGGGCCGTTCGATTCGAGGTCACGATCTCTGCGGTTCACGGGTTCCTTCTTCGGGAGGAACTGAATCGCCCCTGGCTGTGCTCTTCCGATGGATAGAGGCGACATCTTCCTTCCCAATAGAGTCGCTGTGCATTGGCCAGGTAGGCCTTGCCAACTCCTTCGGGTTTGCGCCCCGCGGTAAAGTTCCCCATCAGCGCCGTTACTTCGGATGGCGGTGCACTCGTCATTCCCGCGATCGCGTAGTGCAATAATCCAATCAGCGCAGCGCCGCCCACCGCTTCCTTGCGGCGCAACCACCAACCGGGATCTCGCAGCCAGAGGCCCGAGTCCTGCAGCGCAGATCGGAGTTCGCCCGCGATCCGCCGAGGGGTTCGCGCCGGGAGCAGCCGACCGATTCGTCGCGCTAGCGCAGCGTCGGCGGAGCCCGCCGGTCCCCTTCCGTCCAAAAACTCCAGCAAGGCGTCGATCGCCAGAAGAGCGCCGTCTTCTAGTTCGCGTCGGGCAACGTCGCCCTTGACGCGCATGCGAAGGGCAGCTTCCACGGCGGCCCGGACAGACGGCACAGCCAACGGATGAGATTCGGGGAGTTCGAGGAAGGCCTTCACCCGGACGCCGTGTCCGGCGATGCAGCGCCCTTGTTCCGAAAAGGCGAGGATCGGAAGATCCAGAATCATTCGCGCCAGCGA
Coding sequences within it:
- a CDS encoding nucleotidyltransferase domain-containing protein → MTPTGLNPGLVTQISKLCEQHAYPNRLREILEALTDAAREEIPGLQALVLSGSVATGDFVWRESNGTTRLLSDIDVMAFAERSGDCAAFSTRIEELERSENSHLFHIDVSISHVSALKHVPKRYQFVEAKHAGVAPIGPEALDSFPLDFDLRAARQSSIGNISMSVMAWVAPEAADDDGYRLSLARMILDLPILAFSEQGRCIAGHGVRVKAFLELPESHPLAVPSVRAAVEAALRMRVKGDVARRELEDGALLAIDALLEFLDGRGPAGSADAALARRIGRLLPARTPRRIAGELRSALQDSGLWLRDPGWWLRRKEAVGGAALIGLLHYAIAGMTSAPPSEVTALMGNFTAGRKPEGVGKAYLANAQRLYWEGRCRLYPSEEHSQGRFSSSRRRNP
- a CDS encoding diguanylate cyclase, producing the protein MKPVENDCQSSDLSRARAMLSAVAFIAKKLSRGSSWQDEAADALCRLGEATEVSRVYIYQNSEHEGKLVMSEICEWCAPGIDSMIVDPENQNYPYELRLQRWVEILGSGKVIHGSARDLPACERKDLAEEGILSTATIPIFCDDVWWGYIGFDDCLIERGWSEVEIDTLQAAAEIIGGAIERQRSAKQLERNQLIFKALVEQLPAILYIEGHDRENRVDEFISPRIESMTGISQEDWLSEAGTEIWLDRVHPDDRERVRVVWMQGRLTAKDVCDYRMVHPDGRVVWFRDRSTVIYDKNDEPFMEVGLMLDITEQKEAEQQIAFLAYHDKLTGLANRALFEEMLEAAMARATRDGLAIAVLYMDLDDFKAVNDSLGHAAGDDLLKQIAARIVIATRGTDLVARQGGDEFLVLLPDLPLIPVPGDLAGGDVAVRVAKVMAGRIRELVSEPFALGKVELQTSLSIGVSIYPVDAASARDLLKNADLAMYKSKQALAVKTN
- a CDS encoding VCBS repeat-containing protein, whose amino-acid sequence is MRNRNTGVPIRSASESSPESESCRLAAFRAVGAALCLIGSVGLTAVTHASEDPSKNTTNAIGTQDNLVTLTDALRIDQLPDADTAGSEAIRFAPGELIVRLRKEVGSQIHRARADGFASAIPGDPAAAQLDEILLRHKAKKMRRIFKVYEDAHGRQIDTARARLLHVREARQNQSKRRLPPLPAHTPDLENFFLVEIPGLETTEELNVVMGELRANDLVADVQPNFIHRIQAEPLPNVSTVPNDPYVSSNGTTWSEGSFGNAFPDLYGVRNLHVLEAWSLLDTNGNGVFDESEIAPGEGVVVAVIDSGLDLDHPDIAGGVFINMGETPGDGIDNDANGLVDDVSGWDFVDDDSVPEDYLGHGTHVAGTIAAGSNNAEGIVGIAPFAQILPIKALNDEGFGLSADLAAAVHYATSVGAHITSNSWGGVFDDPIIRAAFDDAEAAGVLSLAAAGNSARPQVLMPALFQSVVAVAAVDAGDVLASFSSWGSELELCAPGVGVLSLSANDHDNRYANGTGRAVGDRYLWLSGTSMATPHASGVAALMMSMHPDESAAEIRGRLLAGAVSIDLQNPGREDDLGAGRVDALSSATAVPTPLLRPVAIRAGAIVAGQLASVEVELRNHWVSATGVFVSLTSTDPDVSVADGDRDYGDMASGETASRSFEIQIAPQVELGTELSLLLTITADGLPAQEHAFFVRGSFFINQDDLAELSPFPFFVFGATFGDYDSDGLQDMGIGTALAATNLYRQNPDGTFSQHQPNGSGSTRYPIFVDMNNDGLLDMLAVGPAITSSAVLAINVGGGRFEVLPASSGFAFPESSQITGITPIDYDADGDLDLVVGVRALFQDDQGVHRNILVLRNNGDLTFSDAWAETGIGRLMGSHQYLTLDWNGDGFQDLLGLHRYSNRLALHRNLGKGKFEDVTSIAFPDEFLACINWAQEICDFFRTAAAGDYDNDGDTDLLLVIAGNVSAEDRSAIMLLENDGNGVYSDATDQAGDLATVTMLSGLWGTSFFDLENDGDLDILIPIDIALFGSPFRQPETKVVIFRNDGEGHFTHVSDIAFPTDTPVATLIAAVGDYDGDGAQDILAPVSNIIGLVGGLMHNQAGREQAWLEVELNGIDSAPNGYGARVTLVADGRVQTREIHYSPVELFRVHFGLGSSAIVNVLEIRWPSGAVGIQRDVAVNQRLSVTEGILCPDLQGGQCPTVEIDIDPLSDKNRINLHSNRYLRVAILGSENFDTANIDVARTFFGPARATAAHKQGGHIEDVNGDGLLDLVSHYRIANTGIELGDVEACLRGQLLDRTPFAGCDRVHPVAKKNSK